The following proteins come from a genomic window of Macrobrachium rosenbergii isolate ZJJX-2024 chromosome 39, ASM4041242v1, whole genome shotgun sequence:
- the LOC136825704 gene encoding uncharacterized protein: MNFCVAVCFLVCFVIAFNNAVPLHTKLSRNARDTFILMPGVSLRRNSVERPGATNDSPMPPPLIFFGDSFDRRLPADPESQQVVKGSGKLEPFPVTEENDHFQDEGNGGSSFIGFLGQNQDNSSPSPLLSANAGDDGSGDIVYFPTSIKLDLSNRDANDANRDKEECSAESGFLNFNGTCTRMLARNGCPKGEWFALNSKKNVGECVIQPCPAGQLMYMGKCVNVLDNTVCGEGQMLYVDFTGYVHCDCLPNFFYDPWSGKCFAQGDQGYCNFGQYLVINQKGVVECSKNPCLVDGYVYHNESGRCYRKLYRGFCDEGLLLTYPNNGTAECQAILIRGVFDLPTLRSCTAGSLRDFAGNCRQEFRIPSSSSYPTIYGGCPPSHTKDPLGNCRKTHSLFG, encoded by the coding sequence ATGAACTTCTGTGTAGCCGTCTGTTTTCTTGTCTGTTTTGTCATTGCGTTTAACAATGCCGTCCCTTTACATACGAAACTAAGTAGAAATGCGAGGGACACCTTTATATTGATGCCCGGCGTTTCCCTACGACGAAACTCTGTTGAACGACCTGGCGCAACGAACGACTCTCCGATGCCTCCCCCTCTCATCTTCTTCGGAGATTCTTTTGACAGACGCCTTCCCGCAGACCCCGAAAGCCAACAGGTGGTAAAAGGATCGGGCAAGCTCGAACCTTTTCCTGTTACAGAGGAAAATGATCATTTCCAAGATGAGGGAAACGGGGGGTCGAGTTTCATAGGTTTCCTTGGACAGAATCAGGATAACTCATCACCTAGCCCATTGCTTTCTGCTAACGCCGGCGATGACGGTAGCGGGGACATAGTCTATTTCCCAACGTCAATCAAGCTAGACCTGTCAAACCGAGATGCCAACGACGCCAATCGTGACAAAGAGGAATGTTCGGCCGAGTCAGGTTTCCTGAACTTCAACGGGACGTGCACGAGGATGCTCGCTAGAAACGGCTGCCCCAAAGGCGAATGGTTCGCCCTGAACAGCAAGAAGAATGTGGGCGAATGTGTAATACAGCCTTGCCCAGCAGGACAACTCATGTACATGGGGAAATGTGTCAATGTGCTCGACAACACAGTCTGCGGCGAGGGACAAATGCTGTACGTGGATTTCACCGGTTACGTTCACTGTGACTGCCTCCCGAATTTCTTCTACGACCCTTGGTCGGGGAAGTGCTTCGCCCAGGGTGACCAAGGGTATTGTAATTTTGGGCAGTATCTGGTCATCAACCAAAAGGGAGTGGTGGAGTGCAGCAAGAACCCCTGCCTCGTGGACGGGTACGTATACCACAACGAAAGTGGGAGGTGCTACAGGAAACTGTACCGTGGATTTTGCGACGAGGGGCTCTTGCTCACCTACCCGAACAACGGAACGGCCGAGTGCCAAGCCATTCTCATCCGCGGCGTCTTCGATCTGCCGACGCTGCGTTCTTGCACGGCCGGCAGCCTCCGGGACTTCGCAGGAAACTGCCGGCAGGAGTTCAGAATACCTTCTTCATCGTCCTACCCGACTATATATGGAGGCTGCCCTCCGTCTCATACCAAAGATCCCCTTGGCAACTGCCGGAAAACGCATTCGTTGTTCGGTTGA